A stretch of DNA from Candidatus Krumholzibacteriia bacterium:
GTTGCGGTACACCAACTCGGGGACGGCGGTTGCCAACTTCCGCATGGCGACGAACGAACGCTGGAGCGACAAGAACGGCACCGCGCAGGAACGCACGGAATGGCACAACATCGTGGCCTGGGGCAAGCTCGCCGAGATCTGCGGCAAGTACCTGAAGAAGGGGCGCAGCGTCTACGTCGAGGGTCGGCTGCAGACCCGGAGCTGGGACGATCAAGCCGGGAACAAGCGCTACACCACCGAGGTGGTGGCGCAAGTGATGCAGATGCTCGGCGGTCGCGGCGGGGACTCTCCGGAAGGCGAGTGGTCCGCTAGGCCGGCGCCGGAAGAGTCGGCCGTGCCGGACATCCCGGTGGGAAGCGCCGCGTCCGACGACGACCTGCCCTTCTGAGGCCGCTCCACTCCGGAAGATGCGAGCTCGCCTGGGCGCCGGCTGGTGCAGCTGGCAGCGCA
This window harbors:
- a CDS encoding single-stranded DNA-binding protein; protein product: MASVNKVILLGNLGADPELRYTNSGTAVANFRMATNERWSDKNGTAQERTEWHNIVAWGKLAEICGKYLKKGRSVYVEGRLQTRSWDDQAGNKRYTTEVVAQVMQMLGGRGGDSPEGEWSARPAPEESAVPDIPVGSAASDDDLPF